A region from the Panicum hallii strain FIL2 chromosome 1, PHallii_v3.1, whole genome shotgun sequence genome encodes:
- the LOC112886372 gene encoding SNAP25 homologous protein SNAP33-like, which translates to MSGKRSFFASKKKATNPFDSDSDDGDNKQQRPARASSVPPPTEQRNSLFGAGAGGQERGGLFSSSEAPRNSHYRNDFRDAGGLESQSVQELEGYAVYKSEETTRRAQECVRIAEEMRDTASKTLVTVHQQGQQIHRTHMMAVDIDQDLSRSEKLLGDLGGLFSKKWKPKKNGTIRGPMLSRDDSFIRRGSHLEQRQKLGLVDHLPRSNAREFRSEPTSALEKVEMEKAKQDEALSDLSDILTELKGMAVDMGSEIEKQTKAMGDAEKDYDELNFRFKGANTRARHLLGR; encoded by the exons ATGAGCGGGAAGCGATCCTTCTTCGCATCCAAGAAGAAGGCCACCAATCCTTTCGATTCCGACTCTGACGACGGCGATAACAAGCAGCAGCGGCCGGCGCGGGCCTCCTCCGTGCCGCCCCCGACCGAACAGCGGAACTCCCTcttcggcgccggcgccggcggccaagaAAGGGGCGGGctcttctcctcctcggagGCGCCGAGGAACAGCCACTACCGAAACGACTTCCGCGACGCTGGCGGCCTGGAGAGCCAGTCAGTTCAGGAGCTGGAGGGCTACGCAGTGTACAAGTCCGAGGAGACCACGCGCCGGGCTCAGGAATGCGTCAGGATAGCCGAGGAGATGAGGGATACCGCGTCCAAGACCCTCGTCACCGTCCACCAACAGGGGCAGCAGATCCACCGCACGCACATGATGGCCGTCGACATCGACCAGGACCTCTCCAGG AGTGAGAAGCTATTGGGTGATCTTGGGGGCCTATTTTCCAAGAAGTGGAAGCCAAAGAAAAACGGCACAATCAGGGGCCCTATGCTAAGTAGAG atgactccTTCATAAGAAGGGGCAGTCATTTGGAGCAAAGGCAGAAATTAGGGCTGGTCGATCATCTGCCTCGATCGAATGCGCGCGAATTTCGTTCTGAACCGACATCAGCACTTGAGAAAGTTGAG ATGGAGAAGGCAAAGCAGGATGAGGCTCTGTCTGATCTAAGTGACATACTGACTGAGCTGAAAGGGATGGCCGTTGACATGGGCTCTGAGATTGAGAA GCAAACAAAGGCAATGGGAGATGCAGAAAAGGATTATGACGAGCTAAACTTCAGGTTTAAGGGAGCAAACACTCGAGCTCGCCATCTGCTTGGCAGATAA